Genomic window (Flexivirga aerilata):
TTTCGCTGAGCCCGCATTGTGTGCGGGTGTGGCTCGCCGGGGACGGCTTCGACGCGGTCGCCGCACGGCGTCATACGGATGCGTATGTGAAGCTGGTGTTCCTGGCGCCCGGCTTCGACTACCCGAAGCCGCTCGACCTGGACGTGGTGCGGGACAGCTTCCCGCCGGAGGCGCAGCCGGTGCTGCGCACCTACACGGTGCAGCAGGTGGACGACGAAAACCGCCGCATCGCAATCGATTTCGTGGTCCATGGTGACGAAGGTGTCGCGGGTCCGTGGGCGCTGGCGGCCAAGCCGGGCGATCCGGTCACGGTGCTCGGCCCGGGCGGCGCCTACAGCCCGCAGGCCGAGGTCGACTTCCACCTCTTCGTCGGCGACGAGACGGCGTTGCCGGCGATCAGCGCCGCGCTGCGTGCGCTGCCGGGGAGTGCGAGGGGCGCGATCTACGTCGAGACCGCAGATGCCGCCGACGAGCGCGACCTGGATCGTCCGGAGGGCGTCTCGCTGACCTGGGTGCGCCGGGTCGGGGAGGACCATTCCGCGCTGTATGACGCGGTCACGAGCGCCCCCTGGCCGGCCGGTGTCGTGCAGGTCTTCGTGCATGGCGAAGCCGAGCTGACGATGAAGCAGCTGCGGCCCTACCTGCGCAAGGATCGCGGTGTCCCGGCCGACCTGGCGTCGATCTCGGGCTACTGGCGGCACGGCCGCACCGAGGAGGGCTTCCGGCGCTGGAAGCGCGAACTCAAACAGGCCGAGGAAGCCGCTCCCGTCGCGTGACCCGCGGCCGCACCCGATTTGGTGGAGGCGAGCTGGATTGGCTAGAGTGTGTCGGTCGCCGCAGGTAGGTCGCGGCGCCCGTTTCACGGGGCATTGGCGCAGTTGGTAGCGCGCTTCCATGGCATGGAAGAGGTCAGGAGTTCGAATCTCCTATGCTCCACTTTGTATGCCGTCTCACGACGTCTGCAAGGACCGAACCCTCAGGGAGGGTTCGGTCCTTGTTGCTTTTGGGGTAGTTGCGGCTGGGGTCGAGGGTGAGTTGGCGGCTCACGTGGCCGGTGGTGGCGTCGATGATGGTGATTTGAAGGTCTTGGACGAGCAGAATGACGCGGTGGCCGTTCCATGCCCGGTCGATGCCGATGTGGTGCATTCGGCTGGCGTAACGCAGGGAGACGGTTCCTTCGCTGACTTTGTCGTGACGGACTGACCTGTTCCCGCTTTCTCGGGCACCTGGACTGGGGTGATGATCGTCTCGGATTGGAGTGTGTGAGATGCCTGCACCGAAGTCATCGGAGTTTCGGCAGCGTGCTGTGGAACTGGCGCCGGGGCCGTGCGAAGCCGGTCGTGCAGATCGCGAAGGATCTGGGGATCAGCGAGTCGTGTTTGCGGTGGTGGATGGACCAGGCTGATGTCGATGACGGACATAAGCCGGGCTTGTTCAAGGATGAGCGCGCTGAGTTGGTCCGGCTACGTCGGGAGAATCGACGGCAGCCGATGGAGATCGAGATGCTCAAGCGCCAGCGCGTATATCGCGCAGGAGAACGTTCTCCCGCAATGACGTGCCCGGCGGTGGCGACATTAACCTTCAGAACCACGCCTCGCCCGCGGCATGATCAACCAACCACAACAGTCCGGGGAACCGGGTACAGGTCAAGGGACTTGCTGCCCGAATAGCTCGCTCGTTGTTGGTCCCACCGCGACGGACAACATGCGTCTGCGCTACTCCACGTTCCCTGGGCCGCGCCAGGCGCACCTATCCGCTCCCAATCTGTCCGGTCTCTCTGGCAGGCTCTGCCTAGAAGGCGGAAAGAATTCAGGAGTGTGACGTTGAAGGCAGATGCGTTGAGTCCTCGGCAGTTGTTCGACGGGAAGATGCACTACGAGATTCCGCCGTTTCAGCGACCGTACGTCTGGAACGAAGAGGACCAGTGGGCGCCGCTGTGGGCTGACGTGATTCGCGTGGCTGAGAGCTATGTCGTTGCTGACGGCGCAGCTCCGATGGTCCCGCATCACTTCCTCGGAGCAGTCGTCTACGAGTCGAAGCCGCCCGTCGTTGGGGACGTTACTCGTCACCTCGTTATCGACGGCCAGCAGCGCACCACCACCCTCCAGCTCATGATCGACGCAGTTCAGGCGGTCGTCGAGGAGCGCGGGCATGAGTTGCTCGCCGAGGACCTTGAGGAACTCATTCTCAATCGATCCTCCGCCTTCCGTGGCAAGCCGGAGCGGTTCAAGCTGTGGCCCTCGAAGCACGACCGCAAGGCGTTCGCGCAGGCGATGGATCCGAAGGACGACTGGAGCGGCGAACACCGCATCTTGTCGGCACACAAGTTCTTTAGCGACGAGGCTCGCGCCTGGCTGACCGGAACGCCCGATGAAGACGGCAAGGTGTCGCCGGGCACGGAAGAACGGCGCGCTTCAGCTTTGTCGGCAACGCTTCGTGATGGTCTCTATATCGTTGCCATCAACCTGACGGGTCACGACGACTCCCAGCTGATCTTCGAGACCCTCAACGACCGGGGCACCCCGCTGCTGAAGGCTGATCTCATCAAGAACTGGGTCTTCCAACAGGGAGAGAAGGCGGGCGCGGATGTCGACGAATGGTCGGAGACGCATTGGGTCGACTTCGACGATGAGTGGTGGCGAGCCGAGATCGTGCAGGGTCGTCACCAGCGCTCGCGCATCGACATCTTCGTGCAGTACTGGCTGACCATGCGTCTGAGCGACGAGGTCAAGACCGAGCATGTATTCCGGATCTTCACCGAGCACGCCGCGCCATACATGAAGAGCGGCGACTCCGCCGATCAGCTCCTCAGCGAGTTCCGTAAGGATGCGGATACCTACCGCGCACTTGCGAATCTCTCCGAGCAGAGTGCCCAGGGTTCGTTCTACAGTCGCGTCATCGAAACGATGGGGCTCGCAGCAACCAGCCCGCTGCTGCTTTGGCTGCTTTCCGACAACCATCAGGTTCCCGAAGACCAGGTCGTAACCGCGCTGGGAGCCCTGGAGAGCTGGGTGATTCGACGAACGCTTCTTCGGATGACCATGAAGGACGTTAACAAGACGATGGTCTCGATCCTCAAGCTGCTGGATAGGACCCCAGTTGACATCGCTGGCGAGACGGTCCGGAACTTCCTCGCGGCTCAGCGGGCCGACGTCGCTGAGGCTCTACGGCAACGTCGCTCAGTATCGGCTGCGTGTGATCCTGGCGGCCTTGGAGCGAAAGCTGCGGACGGACTTCCACGAGAACGTCACGCTGCCGGACAAGTTGGAGATCGAGCACGTCATGCCGCAGGGCTGGCAGGCGCACTGGAATCCGGAGCCGCGCTTGTCGCCTGAGGAGGCCGCCGACAGGGATCGTCGGGTACATACCCTCGGGAACCTGACGCTTGTCGCGAAGAGCCTGAACGGCTCGTTGTCCAACCGGCCGTGGACCGACTCTGAGGCTTCGTCGATGAA
Coding sequences:
- a CDS encoding siderophore-interacting protein → MARTPQDFHVVETVSLSPHCVRVWLAGDGFDAVAARRHTDAYVKLVFLAPGFDYPKPLDLDVVRDSFPPEAQPVLRTYTVQQVDDENRRIAIDFVVHGDEGVAGPWALAAKPGDPVTVLGPGGAYSPQAEVDFHLFVGDETALPAISAALRALPGSARGAIYVETADAADERDLDRPEGVSLTWVRRVGEDHSALYDAVTSAPWPAGVVQVFVHGEAELTMKQLRPYLRKDRGVPADLASISGYWRHGRTEEGFRRWKRELKQAEEAAPVA
- a CDS encoding GmrSD restriction endonuclease domain-containing protein, with amino-acid sequence MTLKADALSPRQLFDGKMHYEIPPFQRPYVWNEEDQWAPLWADVIRVAESYVVADGAAPMVPHHFLGAVVYESKPPVVGDVTRHLVIDGQQRTTTLQLMIDAVQAVVEERGHELLAEDLEELILNRSSAFRGKPERFKLWPSKHDRKAFAQAMDPKDDWSGEHRILSAHKFFSDEARAWLTGTPDEDGKVSPGTEERRASALSATLRDGLYIVAINLTGHDDSQLIFETLNDRGTPLLKADLIKNWVFQQGEKAGADVDEWSETHWVDFDDEWWRAEIVQGRHQRSRIDIFVQYWLTMRLSDEVKTEHVFRIFTEHAAPYMKSGDSADQLLSEFRKDADTYRALANLSEQSAQGSFYSRVIETMGLAATSPLLLWLLSDNHQVPEDQVVTALGALESWVIRRTLLRMTMKDVNKTMVSILKLLDRTPVDIAGETVRNFLAAQRADVAEALRQRRSVSAACDPGGLGAKAADGLPRERHAAGQVGDRARHAAGLAGALESGAALVA